The following are encoded in a window of Narcine bancroftii isolate sNarBan1 chromosome 2, sNarBan1.hap1, whole genome shotgun sequence genomic DNA:
- the LOC138754795 gene encoding zinc-binding protein A33-like: MVREREWEWKDGRRGTERERERVREWEWRENGKGTEKGREREGESCDEGGRMNRRGTRPSPPLYCSLHEEELKLFCETDGKLMCAICRDGREHKYHQFIPVQEALEIYKDKLKSSLESASRRKASVLKAKSQQKQKMSEVREQSRSLQMHIAFEFARMQRALKEKEQQLNRDLRETEDRILEEMERNLQQIQDMLDSIERLLSELQCQMNQEDVMTLLKEENIWNRRFSDKHNSVEVVDLDLPLGTFKGPLQYMAWREMLQAISPVPAPLTLNPDTANPWLILSEDLSSVKMGDQQKPVAESPRRFDRCACVLGAQGFTTGRHYWEVEVGRKTEWDLGVARKSCQRKGRIQRYPSDGYWRLGLRHQEYQVFTEPPTMLSLTQSPHRVGVYLDYEGGQVSFYNADTMDHLHTFIDTFMEKLYPYLCPCLNDQGKNSKAMKICHVIDLVCCNVPRTLTHLSLNSVTTSTASLQYQSS; this comes from the exons atggtgagggagagagaatgggagtgGAAGGATGGCAGGAGGGGTACAGAGAGGGAACGGGAGAGAGTACGAGAATGGGAGTGGCGGGAAAATGGGAAGGgaacagagaaggggagggagagggagggagagagctgtGATGAGGGGGGGAGAATGAACAGGAGGGGCACCaggccttcccctcccctctactGCTCGCTGCACGAGGAGGAGTTGAAACTGTTTTGTGAGACTGACGGGAAACTGATGTGCGCAATTTGCCGGGATGGACGAGAACACAAGTATCACCAGTTTATCCCTGTCCAGGAGGCGCTGGAGATCTACAAG GATAAGCTGAAGTCTTCCTTGGAGTCTGCCAGCAGGAGGAAGGCCAGCGTTCTCAAGGCCAAATCCCAGCAGAAGCAGAAGATGTCCGAAGTGCGG GAACAGTCGCGCAGTCTGCAGATGCACATCGCCTTCGAGTTTGCCAGGATGCAGCGCGCCCTGAAGGAGAAAGAGCAGCAACTGAACCGCGATCTCCGGGAGACAGAGGACCGGATCCTGGAGGAGATGGAGAGGAACCTGCAGCAGATTCAGGACATGCTGGACTCCATCGAACGACTACTGAGCGAGCTCCAATGTCAGATGAACCAAGAGGATGTGATGACTTTACTCAAG GAGGAGAACATTTGGAACAGGAG GTTCAGTGACAAACACAATTCAGTGGAAGTGGTGGATTTGGATCTGCCTCTGGGAACATTCAAAGGCCCCTTGCAATACATGGCATGGAGGGAGATGCTGCAGGCCATCAGCCCTG TGCCGGCCCCTCTGACCTTGAACCCTGACACAGCCAACCCTTGGCTCATTCTGTCTGAGGATCTCTCCAGCGTGAAGATGGGAGATCAGCAGAAGCCTGTAGCAGAGTCGCCACGCAGGTTCGATCGGTGCGCTTGTGTGCTGGGGGCACAGGGATTCACCACGGGACGCCACTACTGGGAGGTGGAGGTGGGGCGGAAGACTGAGTGGGACCTCGGGGTGGCCAGGAAATCCTGCCAGAGGAAGGGAAGAATCCAGCGCTACCCCAGTGACGGATACTGGAGACTGGGCCTGAGGCATCAGGAGTACCAGGTCTTCACGGAACCTCCCACCATGCTGAGCCTGACCCAGAGTCCCCATAGGGTGGGTGTGTACCTGGACTATGAAGGAGGGCAGGTGTCATTCTACAATGCAGACACCATGGACCACCTCCACACCTTCATTGACACCTTCATGGAAAAACTCTACCCCTACTTATGTCCCTGTCTCAATGACCAAGGCAAGAACTCAAAAGCCATGAAGATCTGCCATGTTATCGACCTGGTCTGTTGTAACGTCCCCAGAACATTAACTCACCTCAGCCTGAACTCAGTCACCACCTCTACTGCGAGCCTTCAATATCAAAGCTCATAG